One Mycolicibacterium pulveris genomic region harbors:
- a CDS encoding MarR family winged helix-turn-helix transcriptional regulator has protein sequence MDERSMGIGALHERIPFLLSQLGVYLAEDFVRRLQPFGVEPRTYAVLKALSADDGQSQRQLSAQLDIHRNVMVTVVDRMEGQGLVKRMPHPSDRRAFAVTLTDKARQLLPELDAVGRAQEDEITATLTAAERTNVLHLLQRMSAAAGLIPGVHPKLG, from the coding sequence ATGGACGAGCGCTCGATGGGCATCGGCGCACTACACGAGCGCATCCCGTTCCTGCTGTCTCAGCTCGGCGTCTACCTCGCCGAGGACTTCGTGCGCCGGCTGCAACCGTTCGGTGTCGAGCCACGGACCTACGCGGTGCTCAAGGCGCTGTCGGCGGACGACGGCCAGTCTCAACGCCAACTGTCCGCGCAGCTCGACATCCATCGCAACGTGATGGTGACGGTGGTCGACAGGATGGAGGGGCAGGGGCTGGTCAAGCGGATGCCGCACCCGAGCGATCGCCGGGCGTTCGCCGTGACGCTGACCGACAAGGCCCGCCAGCTGCTCCCGGAACTCGACGCCGTCGGGCGCGCGCAGGAGGACGAGATCACCGCCACGTTGACGGCCGCCGAGCGCACGAACGTCCTGCATCTGCTGCAACGGATGTCCGCCGCGGCGGGCCTGATCCCCGGCGTGCACCCAAAACTGGGCTGA
- a CDS encoding NAD(P)-dependent oxidoreductase: MHIAIFGANGPTGRLVTQRVLEAGHSAVAVTRRPRDFPLTDDRLTVARADAKDATAVNDVVAGTDAVLSSLGVPFSLRPIDTYSAGVENIVAAMHANKVRRLVVVSSTGGHHYPDRVDPPFALRIVEPIITRTIGKSTYDDQRRMENIVTGSGLDWTVVRPSGLFDLPATTSYVAGEVNPVGAFTARIDLADYMTRLAADTATAEKTVVVSTTEQVPSMWQMMRREATTVA; this comes from the coding sequence ATGCACATCGCGATCTTCGGCGCCAACGGCCCGACCGGCCGACTGGTGACCCAACGGGTGCTCGAGGCAGGCCACTCTGCCGTCGCGGTGACGCGGCGACCGCGCGACTTCCCGCTCACCGACGACCGGCTGACCGTGGCGCGCGCCGACGCGAAAGACGCCACGGCGGTGAACGACGTCGTCGCCGGGACCGACGCGGTGTTGTCGAGCCTGGGCGTGCCGTTCAGCCTGCGACCGATCGACACCTACTCCGCCGGCGTCGAGAACATCGTGGCGGCCATGCACGCGAACAAGGTCCGCCGGCTGGTCGTGGTGAGTTCGACGGGCGGTCACCACTACCCCGACCGGGTCGATCCGCCGTTCGCACTGCGGATCGTGGAGCCGATCATCACCCGCACAATCGGCAAGAGCACCTACGACGATCAGCGTCGCATGGAGAACATCGTGACCGGCAGCGGGCTCGATTGGACGGTGGTGCGCCCGTCGGGGCTGTTCGATCTGCCGGCGACGACCAGTTACGTTGCCGGAGAAGTGAATCCGGTGGGCGCGTTCACCGCGCGCATCGACCTCGCCGACTACATGACGCGGCTCGCCGCCGACACGGCCACCGCCGAGAAGACCGTCGTCGTCTCGACCACCGAGCAGGTGCCCTCGATGTGGCAGATGATGCGCCGCGAAGCCACCACGGTCGCCTGA
- a CDS encoding ATP-dependent 6-phosphofructokinase, producing MRIGVLTGGGDCPGLNAVIRAVVRTCDVRYGSSVVGFQDGWRGLLENRRVQLANDDRNDRLLAKGGTILGTARVHPEKLRAGLDQIKQTLDDNGIDVLIPIGGEGTLTAAHWLSEENVPVVGVPKTIDNDIDCTDVTFGHDTALGVASEAIDRLHSTAESHQRVMLVEVMGRHAGWIALNAGLASGAHMTLIPEQPFDVEEVCRLIKARFVRGDSHFICVVAEGAKPAEGTMQLREGGLDEFGHERFTGVAQQLGVEVEKRINKEVRVTVLGHVQRGGTPTPFDRVLATRFGVNAADAAHAGEYGMMVSLRGQEIGRVPLADATRQLKLVPQSRYDDAAEFFG from the coding sequence ATGCGGATCGGAGTTCTCACTGGCGGTGGCGACTGTCCCGGGTTGAACGCGGTGATCCGGGCGGTCGTGCGCACCTGCGACGTGCGGTACGGGTCTTCGGTCGTCGGGTTTCAGGACGGTTGGCGCGGCCTGCTGGAGAACCGGCGCGTCCAGCTGGCCAACGACGACCGCAACGATCGGCTGCTGGCCAAGGGCGGCACCATCCTGGGCACCGCCCGGGTGCATCCGGAGAAGTTGCGGGCCGGGCTGGACCAGATCAAGCAGACGCTCGACGACAACGGCATCGACGTGCTCATCCCGATCGGCGGCGAAGGGACGCTGACCGCCGCGCACTGGCTGTCCGAGGAGAACGTTCCGGTGGTCGGCGTCCCCAAGACCATCGACAACGACATCGACTGCACCGACGTGACATTCGGTCACGACACCGCGCTCGGCGTCGCCAGCGAGGCCATCGATCGGCTGCACAGCACCGCCGAATCGCACCAGCGCGTGATGCTGGTCGAGGTGATGGGCCGGCACGCCGGCTGGATCGCGCTCAACGCCGGCCTGGCCTCGGGCGCGCACATGACGCTGATCCCTGAGCAGCCGTTCGACGTCGAGGAGGTCTGCCGGCTGATCAAAGCGCGCTTCGTGCGGGGCGATTCGCACTTCATCTGCGTGGTGGCCGAGGGCGCCAAACCCGCCGAGGGCACGATGCAGTTGCGCGAGGGCGGACTCGACGAGTTCGGCCACGAGCGGTTCACCGGCGTCGCGCAGCAGCTCGGTGTCGAGGTCGAGAAGCGCATCAACAAAGAGGTGCGGGTCACCGTGCTCGGGCACGTGCAGCGCGGCGGCACGCCGACCCCCTTCGACCGCGTGCTGGCCACCCGCTTCGGCGTCAACGCCGCCGACGCCGCACACGCGGGCGAGTACGGAATGATGGTGTCGCTGCGCGGGCAGGAGATCGGGCGGGTTCCGCTGGCCGACGCCACCCGTCAGCTGAAGCTGGTGCCGCAGAGCCGATACGACGACGCCGCGGAGTTCTTCGGCTGA